DNA from Aphis gossypii isolate Hap1 chromosome 3, ASM2018417v2, whole genome shotgun sequence:
tattttataggtaacaACTTGTATGGATGGGCTATGTCACAGTACATACCGTACGGTGGGCTCAACTGGCTTGAACCTACATTAAACGGATTGGATGATTTGGATGACACCTCCCCCATAGGACGTGTGTATGAGGTGGACGTGACGTACCCACAACACCTACACAACGAGCATAACGACCTGCCTTTCTTACCCCAAAACAGTATGCCAAGTGGTTCGAAGGTACGGAAGTTGATGGCAACGTTCGAAAAGaaggataattatattatacactatcgAAACCTGCAGCAGGCGATTGAAAATGGACTTATAGTTgaaaaggtaaatatttatattttatatgatttttaaacagattttttaaaaaaaaatgtcttattttTACAGGTACATAGagtaatacaattaaaccAGTCTGACTGGCTGgctaaatatattgtgttgaaCACCGAGATGAGGAAGAAGGCGAAGAATGATTTTGAGAaagacttttttaaattaatgaataacgcTGTATTTGGTATGtcactttatttattaaatttattctatttttactaacatttttatttttacaggtaAAACAATGCAATCGAAGAGGAAGGAGATGAAGATGGAGTTGGTGTCATGTGAAAGGAGGTTGcaaaaacttataaacaaGTGTACGTTCAAACACTGTACAAATTACAATGAGAACCTTAATGCTGTCTCCCTGGAGAATAAGATTATTAGATTTGACAAACCTATTTATATtggtaaatatacattttttaaattacatttttatcatttattaacacatttattatttacaggaTTTGCAGTACTAGACATAAGTAAGACGCTAATGTACGactatcattataatgtacactgatacaggtaaatatattaaaactatactcatgtacctatataatatattaatttaatatcattatttttccaGATTCACTAGTATATCATATTGATACTGAAGATTTGTATGTGGACTTGGCGGCTAATCGTAACTTGTTGGACCGGATGGACACCGCCAACCTGCCCAATGACCATCCATGCTATGTGGCAGAAAGAAAGAAGTCTCCGGGGTACTTTTCTGATGAGGTGGATGGGAATATAATCACTGAGTTCTGTGCGTTGAGGGCAAAGTCCTACGCTTTTAATGTGTATGCTGGAGCAGAGGACAGAGTTGGTGGTGAAAAGATCAAGGCAAAGGGTATCAGAGCTCATGTTGTTAAGAACCACATGACCCTTGAGGACCATAGGAAGTGTTTGTTTGGTGAAGCTGGAGTGGAGGCATACAAGGAGAATGTATCAATACAGTCATTCAACCACCAGCTAGTAACGATAAAGACCAGGAAGCTGACCTATAACAACTATGATGATAAGAGGGTGGTGTtagaagataaaataaatacactggCCCATGGCCATTATAGCATAGAGtaagttattacaaaataaatatttaaactattttactaatattttctcTTAATTTTACAGGAGAGATGAACCCGAGGACGATTAGATGAAGGTTCCAACCTTCTACATTACTTttcttgattttatatattatattttttttctgttaattatttttattgtaaatattatacgttatatagTCTGTTATATTTGAGAtagattattgtatataacctTTGTATTTAGATGTTACGGGCGAATACACCgacgattataaaataactcaaattgaaattattgtaaatactgtCTAACAGAATGTTTTTAAGTTAGATTAGTGTATAAACTTACAGTATTTTCCCccctttataatgtataattgatagataattaagttttttcatatttataatgtataattgttagatatttaagttagtttacaatgttttcttataatattttttttcctgttaATAATCATGTTTTTTCTGTTTCAGGTTGATGGAAGcccatacatatttaatttaaaaacctgTGTAAATgctatcataaataaatgtatattagcatataaataaaaaaaaaaacaatgttaaaatattttcatgtttatttaataaaatgtatacaatctttaagaattatttataaaccatttccttaaaacaaatactttaTAGAATGTACATTGTTTAggatttaaattcttatgaaaaatacaacaaGGTAAAGTTTCTTCATCACAAATTTGTTCCAGTCGAGGACAGCCCAAGTCTTCAATGTTGATGATTGTGACGTGAGATATAAACTCCATGATAAGTTGTTTTTTCTGTTCACCTTTGATGTAAATGTATGTAGACTTTAAAGAATTCAATATTCTACTTAGCTCTTCATATTCGGTATCACCATAGTCTACAGATATCTGATGATAATTACGTTCTAACCACTTGTTAGTTTTTCGACTCTTGTTGtcttgtaataattatcaatggaGTTAGAGTTGAAGTTGGGCAAATATGTACGACAGAGGTAGTACATACCCGGTTCGATTCTAACaccagattattattttttgcatgATGTGATGGAAAAACGTTATTAAAGACGTTGTTGGAGAGGTAGTACATACCCGGTTCGATTCTAACaccagattattattattttttgcattatGTGATGGAAAAACGTTATTAAAGACGTTGTCGGATGCATAATGTAACTGGTGACtgaaatatatgtacaataatatggtgtgtgtgtgtgtgtgtgtgtgtgtacaacaATATGTTGTGGCAATTctattttcacatattttacttcgataatatcttattaagtatatcaggtttgattaaaattttcaatgagTTAGAGTCAAAGTGGGGAAAAATGTGAAGGACAGAGGTCTGACATACCCAGCTCGAATCTAACGcagagtattatatttttgta
Protein-coding regions in this window:
- the LOC114130089 gene encoding LOW QUALITY PROTEIN: uncharacterized protein LOC114130089 (The sequence of the model RefSeq protein was modified relative to this genomic sequence to represent the inferred CDS: inserted 2 bases in 1 codon), encoding MASSLSSLAENLVTPEHDNFRETAKHFVTGDMPLVTRKGVYPYEYTDSWERLEDMSLPRKQDFYSTLTETGIKDNEFEHAKEVWDHFDCKTLGDYSDLYLKIDVLLLADVFENFRDVCMRAYNLDAAHYFTAPGLSFDAMLKFTGQKLQLLHDYDMLLMFENGIRGGLVQASKRYAKANNVKTPGYNETKNKSWIIYQDCNNLYGWAMSQYIPYGGLNWLEPTLNGLDDLDDTSPIGRVYEVDVTYPQHLHNEHNDLPFLPQNSMPSGSKVRKLMATFEKKDNYIIHYRNLQQAIENGLIVEKVHRVIQLNQSDWLAKYIVLNTEMRKKAKNDFEKDFFKLMNNAVFGKTMQSKRKEMKMELVSCERRLQKLINKCTFKHCTNYNENLNAVSLENKIIRFDKPIYIGFAVLDISKTLMYDYHYNXYTDTDSLVYHIDTEDLYVDLAANRNLLDRMDTANLPNDHPCYVAERKKSPGYFSDEVDGNIITEFCALRAKSYAFNVYAGAEDRVGGEKIKAKGIRAHVVKNHMTLEDHRKCLFGEAGVEAYKENVSIQSFNHQLVTIKTRKLTYNNYDDKRVVLEDKINTLAHGHYSIERDEPEDD